atattattggtggggaggtgggtggggtggacgggtgaaataagtgatggggattaaggagtgaactCTTGGTGATGAACACTgcgtgatgtatggaattgctgaaatactattatacacctaaaactaatataacactttatgCTAACTATATGgaaatgaagtgaaataaaatgaatgtatttattgACAACTATAAAAAGCCTTCCTTTATGTATATAAGGTGACCACAGAATTTAATGTTCAAATAGGACGCTCTTAAGTGATTAATAGCTATTAATAACTATACTGGAACAAGAGGCATAAATTGACACTTGAAGACAAACCATCCAGATATATAGTTACCTGTTTATGTACTCTAAGAAGAGGGAATAAACTAAAACATtgaactgtaaaaaaataatccctaccttttagaaatataaactgagacttttatagagaaaacaatttatctggaatttgcttaaaaataaacaggatgaATGAGGGTGGTAAAGAGTGTTTGGAAgtacagatgaaacaagattaaCCATGAGCTAGCTATTGTTGACACTGAATGTTGGGGATATACGGGAGTTTATTATACTGTAGTCTGTATTTACATATGCTTggaatttcttatatttaaaactctaaaatatattACACAGAgtctaaacaaaatattttttaagtcatctggTGACTGACTATACTAAATCTAATATTGCTAGTGCTACCAACTTACACGAACACAGGTGTAAATAGAAACAAATGTTCTAATGGGAATCAATAATTCAAAAACATTTCTCCCATCAAGTTCCATCCCTTTTACTGGAATAAAGCAAAAGTACCATCAGTGTCCAAAAGCATGCATGAACTTTCTTCCCTAAACAGCTAATTAAATTATCtcaagcacaaaagaaaaagaaagccctcAGAATCTCTTCTGTCATTCTCTGGAAAATGATAATGAAGTTCTTAGGATCTAGAAATAAATGTCACTGAAACACTGATAAGGAACAATCTCCagagatttcttcttttactccAAATACAATATAACTTGCCTTATTCTCTGTCATCTGCCCCAGCAGTGAACACCTAACTGGTCAGCCTGCTCCTACAATGCATTCTACACACAGCAACCAGAATCATCATCTTAAAACATGAATTAGAATTTTGGTGATTCAAGAGGGCAGTGTAGGAAGACACTGAACTCACCTCCTACCAAGGACACACTGAATCTATACCGATATTTAAAGCgattcctcctgaagaagaactgagggcttGTTGAATAgcttctgcacacacacacacacacacacacacacacacacaaataataataataataatggaggGAACACACAGAAAAGggtaggagagacagagacactaTAATGACAGGAATCCCACTCCAAAACACCATCCTGCAGTGGGGAGCGATATTACTGAGGGACCTGTGCAATGACTCATATACCCCAGGACACAGCGAGAAAACAGTGATTTCAAGGGCAACTACACCACAAGTGAAAGAAATTCATTTACTAACTCTTGAAAGTACACCAAATGGGAGGAAAATTGCTTGAACTCTATGGGGTCAGAGGCACCAGCAAGCCTCTCCACCTTGATAGCATGAACAGGAGCAAGGTACAGGTGCTCTAGCTGGCCTGCTAGGGCCTCCCCAGCACACCCCAGACCCTCAAACCCACACCAGCTCCAAGTGTCCCACCAAGGCAGTTCCTGTGCAACATGCCACAGGCCCACTTGGCCCATGCCCACTCCAGctggccttataagaaatgttaaggagcctttaagtggaaaagaaagaaaaggccgTAACTATAAACAAGAAAATCAACTATAACTACAATTAATagttaaggaataaaaaaataaacagatgtaaaatatgaagtcaaaaacataaaatggggGAGGAGGGTACAAACATAGTGCCTTTAGAATGCGTTTGAACTTAAGTGACTATCAGCTATGTACACAGGTCAATATATATGAACCTCAcagtaaccacaaaccaaaacctacaagatacacaaaaagtaaagacaaaggaacccaaacataacactaaagaaaaccatcaaaccaCAAGAATAGGAACgaagagaagaaagggacagaaaagagttacaaaaacaaccagaaaacaattaacaaaatttgCTGTCTACATCTAATAGTAGTAGatgtacatatctatcaatatttattttaaggtaaaGAGACTAaacgctccaatcaaaagatacagggtggctgaatgaatttaaaaaaagagaaaaaaaaaagacccatctatatgctgcctttAAGAGACTCACTGCAGATCTCAAGACACACAAAGGCTGAgagtaaagggatagaaaaagattccatgcaaatggaaatgaaaagaaagctggagtagcaatactcatatcagacaaaatagactataaacaaagactgtaacaaaacacaaagaaggggggggtgcctgggtggctcagttggtttggcatctgccttcagctcaggtcatgatcccagggtcctggtatcgagccccgagtcatcgggctccctgctcagcgaggagcctgcttctccctctgcttgctgctccccctctgacaaataaataaaactttaaaaaaaaacacacaatctGCGGCGGCTGCTGCAGAGCGGCCGGGAGGAGGGTGGATCTCCGGAGAGCGGAGCGCCCCgagtcctcctcctcctcctgccaccCAGGTTCCGCCGCCGCCCGTCGGACTCGTCCTTCTGCCGCTCGCAGCAGGGAGCCTCCCAGACGACAAGGGCCAAGCTCTCTCCGGCCGAAGCCAGCTCAGCCGCGGCTTCCGGAGCCCGAGGGGCGGTGGACCAGCTTGCGGTGCAGATTCTTCTTACTCCTTTGCTGCAAACTCTGTGACATAAGATGGCTGCAAACAAGCCCAAGGGTCAGAATTCTTTGGCCCTACACAAAGTCATCATGGTGGGCAGTGGTGGTGTGGGCAAGTCCGCTTTGACCCTACAGTTCATGTATGATGAGTTTGTGGAGGACTAGCGGTGCAGATTCTTCTTACTCCTTTGCTGCAAACTCTGACATAAGATGGCTGCAAACAAGCCCAAGGGTCAGAATTCTTTGGCCCTACACAAAGTCATCATGGTGGGCAGTGGTGGTGTGGGCAAGTCCGCTTTGACCCTACAGTTCATGTATGATGAGTTTGTGGAGGACTATGAGCCCACCAAAGCAGACAGCTACCGGAAGAAGGTAGTGCTGGATGGGGAGGAAGTGCAGATCGATATCTTGGATACAGCTGGCCAGGAGGACTATGCCGCAATTAGAGACAACTACTTCCGGAGCAGAGAGGGtttcctctgtgtcttctctATCACAGAAATGGAATCCTTTGCAGCCACGGCCAACTTCAGGGAGCAGATTTTAAGAGTAAAAGATGAGAACGTTCCATTTCTGCTGGTTGGTAACAAATCAGATTTAGAAGATAAAAGGCAGGTTTCTGTAGAAGAGGCAAAAACCAGAGCCGACCAGTGGAACGTTAACTATGTGGAAACATCTGCTAAAACTCGAGCTAATGTTGACAAGGTATTTTTTGATCTGATGAGGGAAATTCGAGCCAGAAAGATGGAAGAcagcaaagaaaagaatggaaaaaagaagaggaaaagtttagccaagagaatcagagaaagatgCTGCATTTTATAATCAAAGCCCAAACTCCTTTCTTATCTTGACCAtactaataaatataatttataagcaTTGCCATCGAAGGCTCAATTGACTGAAATAACTTTAACGGTTTGGAAATTGTTATGTATCACTAAAAGCATGAATTGGAACTGCACTGAAAGTcaaattcacttaaaaaagaaatt
The sequence above is a segment of the Zalophus californianus isolate mZalCal1 chromosome 2, mZalCal1.pri.v2, whole genome shotgun sequence genome. Coding sequences within it:
- the LOC113924333 gene encoding ras-related protein Ral-A-like → MAANKPKGQNSLALHKVIMVGSGGVGKSALTLQFMYDEFVEDYEPTKADSYRKKVVLDGEEVQIDILDTAGQEDYAAIRDNYFRSREGFLCVFSITEMESFAATANFREQILRVKDENVPFLLVGNKSDLEDKRQVSVEEAKTRADQWNVNYVETSAKTRANVDKVFFDLMREIRARKMEDSKEKNGKKKRKSLAKRIRERCCIL